A genome region from Geminicoccus roseus DSM 18922 includes the following:
- a CDS encoding PAS domain-containing protein: protein MLSAATDAINDQPARAARLVEEVVGNAWATDAAGRFLYATPGVLGLPVTGLEAQDTDSDEPAPDWTSLLHPDDYEAAAKSWQQCLQTGHAYDVTHRLRAADGTYRWRRCSGRPVRDAKARIVGWYGSFLEREALHDRKQELAQLVDMVPSHVWRLMPDGEPTFFNRRMADYLGPDIACQSPGKLEALIGSVHPDDAPKFRTTLAQSLATGAPFSLRYRLRRVDGAYRWMSSRAEPLSDDTGRILQWYGVCHDIDDQVRAEVALQLREQELERLIDAVPAMIWCVTPDGRPSYINKRLADTVGIDLCGLVDSGGSRSLVDIHPEDRAAVANALGHALATGETFCMTYRQRRADGGFRWIEGRAEPLRSDTGAIIQWYGVCIDVHDHVVAQEALQESERQLRQLVDTVPSLTWCLSPDGQPSYYSEQLVRWLGRNVQDLDDPGTSRITRAAALLVHPEDSREVHAELARCVRSGDPFMRKYRVRRHDGVFRWMEGRAQALPDARGNIVQWYGVLIDIEELMHAQDELRGRERELSQLVDMVPSQIWRLSPDGEPIFFNKRMVDFLDQQAMGLDQPGMSRLQAVVRAIHPDDAARFEAALHHSLATGDTFAMQYRLRHTSGDYRWMSGRAEPLRDEHARIVQWFGLSHDIDDQMRLYADIAEREARIRRLVDSDIIGIVIWDLDGRLIDANDAFLRMIQYDLEDVKTGIRWFDITPPEWQEVHSREEAQELAATGKMQAREKEYFRKDGSRVPVLIGAACFDGQSRQGVAYILDLTERKRAEAAVRDRERELSQLVDMVPSYLWRITADGMPVFFNKRLVDFLGLDVSGADRPDKSRLAALTEAIIHPNDRAAVADAFDRSLASGERFSMKWRMRRADGVYRWMAASAEALRDQDGRITQWYGLCHDIDDQVLAEQTLRQSKQQLEQMIDAVPVNILSFDPLRRLTYSSRRYLDTVGPPGSIQDFEDLARDVAHPDDLPVMLGRALDGFRTGEPFVNRFRRRCSDGVYRWIEARAQALRDADGQIVQWYIASIDIEEEMQAQEALRERERFLWQLVETLPAMIDCAAPDGEPVYRSQQLREFLGYELEELNEADGSRLMQTLDTGVHPDDLAAVKNDYASCLRTGEPYARRHRLRRHDGIYRWVETRAAPMRNSDGAIVQWNVICLDIDAEIRVQEDLRLAQERLARAGQAASLAELSASIAHEVNQPLAAVVWNSQACQRWLAASPPNLERAQTTMERIIRDANAAADVVSRIRALFKQANAPRHRASIGDLVADVGRLLAGWTSQTRVGVETDVTADLPAVPFDVVQLQQVLVNLMRNAIEAMEGQIREPRLCIRAVRDGEAVRVEVSDNGPGVLHPEKVFDAFFTTRQTGMGMGLAISRSIIESHGGRLWVERNDAGGATFAFTLPIQTLDS from the coding sequence ATGCTGTCCGCCGCAACCGACGCGATCAATGACCAGCCCGCGCGGGCGGCGAGGCTGGTGGAGGAGGTAGTCGGCAATGCCTGGGCGACGGACGCCGCCGGCCGGTTCCTCTACGCCACCCCGGGCGTGCTGGGCCTGCCGGTCACCGGGCTAGAGGCGCAGGATACGGATTCGGACGAACCGGCGCCCGACTGGACGTCGCTGCTGCATCCGGACGACTACGAGGCGGCGGCCAAGTCCTGGCAGCAGTGCCTGCAGACCGGGCATGCCTATGACGTAACCCATCGCCTGCGTGCCGCAGACGGAACCTATCGGTGGCGACGTTGCTCAGGCCGGCCGGTGCGTGACGCCAAGGCCCGCATCGTCGGGTGGTACGGGTCGTTTCTGGAACGCGAGGCGCTGCACGACCGCAAGCAGGAGCTTGCGCAACTGGTCGACATGGTCCCAAGCCATGTGTGGCGCCTTATGCCCGATGGCGAGCCGACGTTCTTCAACAGGCGCATGGCGGACTATCTGGGGCCTGACATCGCCTGTCAGTCGCCGGGCAAGTTGGAGGCCCTGATCGGATCGGTCCATCCCGACGACGCGCCCAAGTTCCGCACGACACTCGCACAAAGTTTGGCGACTGGTGCGCCGTTCTCGCTGCGCTACCGGCTGCGCCGTGTCGACGGCGCGTATCGGTGGATGTCGAGCCGGGCCGAGCCGCTGAGTGACGATACGGGCCGCATCCTGCAGTGGTACGGAGTCTGCCACGACATCGACGACCAGGTCCGGGCGGAGGTGGCGCTTCAGCTCCGCGAGCAGGAACTCGAACGGCTCATCGACGCCGTGCCCGCGATGATCTGGTGCGTCACGCCAGACGGCCGGCCCTCCTACATCAACAAGCGGCTGGCGGACACGGTGGGGATCGACCTGTGCGGTCTGGTCGATTCAGGCGGGTCGCGCTCGCTCGTCGACATCCATCCGGAGGACCGGGCAGCCGTCGCCAATGCGCTTGGCCACGCGTTGGCGACGGGCGAAACGTTCTGCATGACCTACCGGCAACGTCGTGCCGATGGCGGCTTCCGGTGGATCGAAGGTCGCGCCGAGCCGCTGCGCAGCGACACCGGTGCCATCATCCAGTGGTATGGTGTGTGCATCGATGTCCACGACCATGTCGTCGCGCAGGAGGCACTGCAGGAAAGCGAACGACAGCTCCGCCAACTCGTTGATACCGTTCCGAGCCTCACCTGGTGCCTCTCGCCCGATGGCCAGCCGTCCTACTACAGCGAGCAGCTGGTCCGCTGGCTGGGCAGGAACGTCCAGGATCTCGACGATCCCGGGACGAGCCGCATCACCCGTGCGGCAGCCTTGCTCGTGCATCCGGAAGACAGCCGGGAAGTTCACGCGGAGCTGGCGCGCTGCGTCCGCAGTGGCGACCCGTTCATGCGCAAGTATCGGGTCCGCCGCCACGATGGCGTATTCCGCTGGATGGAGGGCCGCGCCCAGGCCCTGCCCGATGCCAGGGGCAACATCGTTCAATGGTACGGCGTGCTCATCGACATCGAGGAGCTCATGCATGCCCAGGACGAGCTTCGCGGCCGAGAGCGGGAACTCTCGCAGCTCGTCGACATGGTTCCGAGCCAGATCTGGCGGCTGAGCCCGGATGGGGAGCCGATCTTCTTCAACAAGCGGATGGTCGACTTCCTCGACCAGCAGGCCATGGGCTTGGACCAGCCGGGCATGAGCCGGCTGCAGGCCGTGGTCCGGGCCATCCATCCCGACGATGCAGCGCGGTTCGAGGCCGCCCTGCACCACAGCCTCGCCACGGGCGACACCTTCGCCATGCAGTATCGGCTGCGCCATACCAGTGGCGACTACCGGTGGATGTCGGGCCGCGCCGAGCCGCTGCGGGACGAGCACGCACGCATCGTCCAGTGGTTCGGCCTCAGCCACGACATTGACGACCAGATGCGCCTCTACGCCGACATCGCGGAACGCGAAGCCAGGATCCGGCGACTGGTGGATTCGGACATTATCGGGATCGTCATCTGGGATCTGGACGGCAGGCTTATCGACGCCAACGACGCATTCCTCCGCATGATCCAGTACGACCTGGAGGACGTGAAAACCGGAATCCGCTGGTTCGACATCACGCCTCCGGAATGGCAGGAAGTACATTCCCGCGAGGAGGCCCAGGAGCTTGCGGCGACCGGCAAGATGCAGGCCCGCGAGAAGGAATATTTCAGGAAGGATGGCAGCCGGGTGCCGGTGCTGATCGGGGCTGCCTGCTTCGATGGCCAGTCCCGGCAAGGGGTCGCGTATATTCTCGATCTGACCGAACGCAAGCGTGCGGAAGCGGCAGTGCGCGACCGGGAACGCGAACTGTCGCAGCTCGTGGACATGGTCCCGAGCTATCTGTGGCGGATCACCGCTGACGGCATGCCGGTATTCTTCAACAAGCGGCTCGTCGACTTCCTGGGACTGGACGTCTCGGGGGCGGACAGGCCGGACAAAAGCCGGCTGGCTGCCCTCACCGAGGCCATCATCCATCCCAATGACCGTGCCGCCGTCGCGGACGCGTTCGATCGCTCCCTGGCCAGCGGCGAGCGCTTCTCGATGAAATGGCGGATGCGTCGGGCCGACGGCGTATACCGCTGGATGGCGGCCAGTGCTGAAGCACTGCGGGATCAGGACGGCCGCATCACGCAATGGTACGGCCTCTGCCATGACATCGACGATCAGGTGCTGGCCGAACAGACGCTGCGGCAAAGCAAGCAGCAACTGGAGCAGATGATCGATGCGGTGCCCGTCAACATCCTGAGCTTCGATCCTTTGCGCAGGCTGACCTACTCCAGCAGGCGATATCTCGACACGGTCGGGCCGCCGGGAAGCATCCAGGACTTTGAGGATCTGGCACGGGATGTCGCCCACCCGGACGACCTGCCGGTCATGCTCGGCCGGGCGCTGGATGGTTTCCGGACCGGCGAGCCGTTCGTGAACCGGTTTCGTCGCCGCTGCAGCGATGGCGTCTATCGGTGGATCGAAGCCCGCGCGCAGGCCCTGCGCGATGCGGATGGCCAGATCGTGCAATGGTACATCGCCTCGATCGACATCGAGGAGGAGATGCAGGCGCAGGAGGCCCTGCGTGAGCGGGAGCGGTTCCTCTGGCAACTCGTGGAGACCCTGCCGGCCATGATCGACTGCGCGGCACCGGATGGCGAACCGGTGTACCGGAGCCAGCAGCTCCGCGAGTTCCTGGGCTATGAGCTCGAGGAGCTGAACGAGGCGGATGGATCGCGCCTGATGCAGACGCTGGATACGGGCGTCCACCCCGACGACCTGGCTGCGGTGAAGAACGACTATGCAAGCTGCCTCCGGACCGGCGAGCCCTACGCGCGCCGCCACCGCCTGCGGCGCCATGACGGCATCTATCGCTGGGTCGAAACGCGCGCGGCGCCCATGCGCAACTCGGACGGAGCGATCGTCCAGTGGAACGTGATCTGCCTCGACATCGACGCCGAGATCCGCGTGCAGGAGGATCTCCGCCTGGCACAGGAGCGTCTGGCGCGCGCGGGCCAAGCGGCGAGCCTCGCCGAGCTTTCAGCCTCCATCGCCCATGAGGTGAACCAGCCCTTGGCGGCGGTGGTCTGGAACTCCCAGGCCTGCCAGCGCTGGCTGGCCGCCAGTCCACCAAACCTGGAACGGGCCCAGACCACCATGGAGCGGATCATCCGCGACGCGAACGCCGCCGCGGACGTTGTGAGCCGGATCCGAGCCCTGTTCAAACAGGCAAACGCCCCCCGGCATCGAGCTTCGATCGGAGACCTCGTCGCCGATGTCGGGCGGCTGCTCGCGGGCTGGACGTCACAGACGCGGGTCGGCGTCGAGACGGACGTCACCGCCGACCTGCCGGCCGTCCCATTCGACGTCGTCCAACTCCAGCAGGTGCTGGTCAATCTCATGCGCAACGCGATCGAGGCGATGGAAGGTCAAATACGGGAGCCAAGGCTCTGCATTCGTGCCGTGCGCGACGGCGAGGCGGTGCGGGTCGAGGTGAGCGACAACGGGCCTGGCGTCCTGCATCCGGAGAAGGTCTTCGACGCCTTCTTCACGACCAGGCAGACCGGCATGGGGATGGGCCTCGCGATCTCCCGGTCGATCATCGAGTCCCACGGCGGGCGGTTGTGGGTCGAGCGCAACGATGCGGGAGGTGCCACCTTTGCCTTCACCTTGCCGATCCAGACGCTCGATTCCTGA
- a CDS encoding response regulator transcription factor: protein MTTETPIVLIVDDDPSVREALSELLEAHGIRVAAFASAEDYARAEKPEGSACLLLDLELPGINGLDLQAQLTDAYHPPIVFITGHGDIPSSVRAIKHGAVDFLTKPCSDETLMAAVDAAFTQDRRIRTERANLERLCARYATLTPREREVLPLIVSGLLNKQAAALLKLSEVTLQVHRRNVLRKMGAASLTDLVRIAERLRIPVTHSRRREKEV from the coding sequence ATGACGACGGAGACGCCCATCGTGCTGATCGTGGATGACGACCCGAGCGTGCGCGAGGCCCTTAGCGAGTTGCTGGAGGCGCACGGCATACGCGTGGCGGCCTTCGCGTCGGCCGAGGATTACGCACGTGCCGAGAAACCTGAGGGATCGGCATGCCTGCTCCTCGACCTCGAGCTTCCAGGCATCAACGGGCTCGACCTGCAGGCGCAGCTCACGGACGCCTATCATCCGCCCATCGTGTTCATCACCGGCCATGGCGACATCCCGTCCTCGGTGCGCGCCATCAAGCATGGGGCGGTGGATTTCCTGACCAAACCTTGCAGTGACGAGACGCTCATGGCCGCCGTCGACGCCGCCTTCACCCAGGACCGGCGCATCCGTACCGAGCGCGCGAACCTGGAACGCCTTTGCGCGCGCTACGCCACGCTGACGCCTCGCGAGCGCGAGGTGCTGCCGCTCATCGTGAGCGGCTTGTTGAACAAGCAGGCTGCCGCCCTGCTGAAGCTCAGCGAAGTCACGCTCCAGGTACACAGGCGCAACGTGCTGCGAAAGATGGGCGCCGCCTCGCTCACTGACCTCGTGCGGATCGCTGAGCGGCTGAGGATCCCGGTCACCCATTCGCGTCGCAGAGAGAAGGAAGTGTGA
- a CDS encoding response regulator, whose translation MSNSKRTIGVVDDDSRLLESLENLLESAGYAVRTYSSPKAFLAAGMSGLDCLITDIGMAEMDGFQLRDAVVEMRPDLPVFMVTGRHEIADQPGRAALATVLFRKPIDGQLLLAAVERAFVK comes from the coding sequence GTGAGTAACTCCAAGCGCACCATCGGGGTCGTCGACGACGACAGCCGGCTGCTGGAATCGTTGGAAAACCTCCTGGAGTCCGCAGGCTATGCGGTCCGCACCTACTCGTCGCCCAAGGCCTTCCTGGCGGCAGGCATGTCCGGTCTCGACTGCCTGATCACGGATATCGGCATGGCTGAGATGGATGGCTTCCAGCTTCGCGACGCCGTCGTCGAGATGCGCCCCGACCTCCCCGTCTTCATGGTGACCGGTCGGCACGAGATCGCGGATCAGCCGGGCAGGGCCGCCTTGGCAACCGTGCTGTTCCGCAAGCCCATTGACGGCCAGCTGTTGCTGGCTGCCGTCGAAAGGGCCTTCGTCAAGTAA
- a CDS encoding response regulator transcription factor: protein MLQQLSWQALPSPDPIGMEQPIVLVVDDDLAVREGLSELILSIGLSPICFASTQELLASGKLDRLGCLILDVRMPGTSGLDLQRHLAQGRQRKPIIFLTGHGDIPMSVQAMKAGAVDFLTKPVRDQVLLDAIARAIERDLADRAAAQRARQCAERFETLTLRERQVFREVAKGQLNKQIAFNLGISEVTVKIHRSNLMRKMQVRSIVDLIRIWELLNINGHDG from the coding sequence ATGTTGCAGCAGTTGTCATGGCAAGCCCTGCCATCGCCGGATCCCATCGGCATGGAGCAGCCCATCGTCCTGGTGGTGGATGACGACCTCGCGGTCCGCGAAGGCTTGAGCGAACTCATCCTGTCGATCGGGCTCAGCCCAATCTGCTTTGCCTCCACGCAGGAGTTGCTGGCATCGGGGAAGCTGGACCGGCTGGGTTGCCTCATCCTCGACGTGCGCATGCCCGGCACCAGCGGCCTCGACCTCCAGCGCCATCTGGCGCAGGGCAGACAGCGCAAGCCGATCATTTTCCTGACCGGGCACGGGGACATCCCGATGTCGGTGCAGGCCATGAAGGCAGGCGCTGTGGACTTCCTGACCAAGCCGGTTCGGGACCAGGTCCTGCTCGATGCCATCGCGCGCGCGATCGAGAGAGATCTGGCCGACCGTGCAGCGGCGCAGAGGGCACGTCAGTGCGCTGAGCGCTTTGAGACTCTTACGCTGCGCGAGCGACAGGTCTTTAGGGAGGTAGCTAAAGGGCAGCTGAACAAGCAGATCGCCTTCAACCTTGGCATCTCGGAAGTCACGGTGAAGATCCACCGAAGCAATCTGATGCGTAAGATGCAAGTCAGATCAATTGTAGACCTCATTCGTATATGGGAGCTATTAAATATAAATGGCCACGACGGCTAG
- a CDS encoding cupin domain-containing protein, which produces MTASQFLAASVLIVTSALAPHIALAQQPGIRRTDLQRHDLSVPGREAIQVHVELAPGVAFPKHSHPGEEIIYVLIGSLEYEIEGKPPVTLNAGDVLFIPAGTVHSTKNVGSDNGAELATYIVEKGKPIVVLAE; this is translated from the coding sequence ATGACAGCCAGCCAGTTCTTGGCAGCCTCGGTGCTGATCGTCACAAGTGCTTTGGCGCCGCACATTGCACTGGCGCAGCAGCCGGGCATCAGGCGCACCGATCTCCAGCGGCACGATCTCAGTGTCCCTGGGCGCGAAGCCATCCAGGTCCATGTCGAGCTTGCTCCGGGCGTAGCCTTCCCCAAGCACTCCCATCCTGGCGAAGAGATCATCTATGTCCTGATAGGCTCGCTGGAGTACGAGATCGAAGGAAAGCCACCGGTAACGCTCAATGCTGGTGACGTCCTGTTCATCCCGGCTGGAACAGTCCACTCAACAAAGAATGTCGGCAGCGACAATGGTGCAGAACTCGCTACCTATATTGTCGAGAAAGGCAAGCCAATCGTCGTTCTTGCAGAGTAG
- a CDS encoding alpha/beta fold hydrolase, whose translation MKGLMSKRRRSFLRTLGIGGLAATGLGLSRMAEARSVPAPAVAGSTGKAAAMGPIRQVHAGVLDVGYHEAGPREGQVVLLLHGWPYDIHSYTDVAPLLASAGYRVVTPYLRGYGTTRFLSDATPRNAQQAVLAADAIALLDALKIEKAIVAGCDWGARTANVLAALWPERCKAMVSVSGYLIGSQELNRMPLSPAAEQQWWYQYYFATERGRSGYEQHTHDFARLIWTLASPQWRFDNATFERSASALDNPDHVSITIHNYRWRLGLAEGEPDYDPLERKLAAFPAIGVPTITMEGDANGAPHPEPAVYAKKFIGAYEHRLITGGIGHNLPQEAPQAFAQAVVDVDHA comes from the coding sequence ATGAAGGGTCTGATGAGTAAAAGGCGCAGGAGCTTCCTGCGAACTCTGGGCATCGGCGGACTGGCAGCTACCGGGCTCGGACTGAGTAGAATGGCCGAGGCACGGTCTGTCCCGGCGCCGGCCGTAGCCGGATCGACAGGTAAGGCAGCTGCCATGGGACCGATCCGGCAGGTTCATGCCGGTGTTCTAGACGTTGGCTATCATGAGGCCGGACCGCGCGAAGGGCAGGTCGTCCTGCTGCTGCACGGCTGGCCCTACGACATCCACAGCTACACGGACGTTGCGCCGCTGCTGGCGTCGGCAGGCTACCGGGTGGTCACGCCCTATCTGCGGGGCTACGGCACGACGCGTTTCTTGTCGGACGCCACGCCTCGGAACGCCCAGCAGGCGGTTCTTGCCGCAGATGCAATTGCCCTGCTGGACGCGCTGAAGATCGAGAAGGCGATCGTTGCCGGCTGCGATTGGGGTGCTCGGACCGCCAACGTTCTGGCCGCCCTCTGGCCGGAGCGCTGCAAGGCGATGGTTTCCGTTAGCGGCTACCTGATCGGGAGCCAGGAGCTCAACAGGATGCCGCTCTCCCCAGCCGCCGAGCAGCAATGGTGGTATCAGTACTACTTCGCGACCGAACGCGGCCGATCCGGCTATGAACAGCACACCCACGACTTTGCGCGGCTCATCTGGACGCTCGCGTCACCGCAATGGCGCTTCGACAACGCCACCTTTGAGCGCTCTGCGTCGGCCCTGGACAACCCGGATCACGTCAGCATCACCATCCACAACTATCGCTGGCGGCTGGGCTTGGCAGAAGGCGAGCCCGACTATGATCCTCTGGAGAGGAAGCTCGCAGCGTTTCCAGCCATCGGCGTACCGACTATAACCATGGAGGGCGACGCCAACGGAGCACCGCATCCGGAACCGGCCGTCTATGCAAAGAAGTTTATTGGAGCCTATGAGCATCGGTTGATCACGGGCGGCATCGGGCACAACCTGCCGCAAGAGGCACCCCAGGCGTTCGCACAAGCGGTGGTCGACGTGGACCATGCTTGA
- a CDS encoding cytochrome c biogenesis protein DipZ, protein MTLIVLAYLAGVLTIVSPCILPVLPFVLARAGQPFRRNGLPMLVGMAITFATVASLAAVAGSWATELNHHARMTALVLIAFFGLALIFPALSTWLTTPLVSLGQRLSHVNSRRSDTNEAALGTSVLLGVATGLLWAPCAGPVLGLILAGAALGGPTLKTSLLLLAYASGAATALAAALLLSDRLIGGIKRKLHLGDRLRRALGAAVLASVTMIALGLDTGALTRISWAGTYGTEQRLIEFLRPVVGGEPDGTFTSIRMGRAPPAAPLFGTAPWINSSPLTKEDVKGRVVLLNFWTYSCINCLRALPYVRSWAEKYRDQGLVVIGVHTPEFAFEKNVDNVRKAATLLGVHYPIVIDNDFAIWRAFGNQAWPALYVIDAKGQVRHRVLGEGAYDQSERLIQQFLSEATGAPVVDSITTITGEGSQAAADGASLRSAETYLGYAQGHDFTSPSGIRQDVPTLYQSVEVPLLGRWSLGGVWSVGSEFATLHDVSGSITYRFHARDLHLVLAPPSQGQPIRFRIKLDGAAPGADHGTDVDAEGWGNVREARLYQLVRQKELIEDRVFEIEFLDPGVRAYAFTFG, encoded by the coding sequence ATGACCCTTATCGTCCTGGCCTACCTCGCTGGCGTCCTCACGATCGTCAGCCCTTGCATTCTGCCGGTCCTGCCGTTCGTCCTGGCACGGGCGGGCCAGCCGTTCCGGCGTAATGGCCTGCCGATGCTGGTGGGCATGGCGATCACCTTCGCGACGGTCGCCAGCCTGGCTGCTGTGGCTGGCAGCTGGGCCACTGAGCTAAACCACCACGCTCGCATGACAGCCCTGGTGCTGATTGCCTTCTTCGGCCTGGCGCTGATCTTCCCCGCCTTGTCGACATGGCTGACCACGCCGCTCGTATCGCTCGGACAGAGGCTGTCGCATGTGAACAGCCGGCGGAGCGATACCAACGAAGCGGCCTTGGGCACATCGGTTCTGCTCGGTGTGGCGACGGGCCTACTCTGGGCGCCCTGTGCCGGACCAGTGCTCGGCCTGATCCTGGCGGGTGCTGCGCTCGGCGGACCCACGCTCAAGACGTCACTGCTCCTGCTGGCTTATGCGTCCGGCGCGGCGACGGCCTTGGCTGCAGCGCTCTTGCTCAGTGACCGCCTCATTGGTGGGATCAAGCGCAAGCTGCATCTCGGCGACAGGCTGCGCCGCGCTCTTGGCGCCGCTGTCCTGGCGAGCGTGACCATGATTGCGCTCGGCCTCGACACTGGCGCCCTCACGCGCATCTCCTGGGCCGGGACCTACGGCACCGAGCAACGGCTGATCGAGTTTCTCCGGCCCGTGGTCGGGGGCGAGCCTGACGGTACGTTCACATCAATCAGGATGGGAAGGGCGCCGCCGGCAGCACCGCTGTTTGGCACGGCCCCCTGGATCAACTCGTCCCCTCTGACGAAGGAAGACGTGAAGGGCAGGGTCGTCCTGCTCAACTTCTGGACCTACTCCTGCATCAACTGCCTGCGCGCGCTCCCCTATGTCCGTTCCTGGGCCGAGAAGTACCGGGACCAGGGTCTGGTGGTGATCGGTGTGCACACGCCGGAGTTCGCCTTCGAGAAGAACGTTGACAACGTGCGCAAGGCCGCGACCTTGCTCGGTGTCCACTACCCCATCGTCATCGACAATGACTTCGCCATCTGGCGTGCGTTCGGCAACCAAGCCTGGCCCGCACTCTACGTCATCGATGCAAAGGGTCAGGTGCGCCATCGCGTCCTGGGGGAGGGGGCCTACGACCAGTCGGAACGGCTGATCCAGCAGTTCCTGTCCGAAGCCACGGGCGCGCCTGTGGTCGACAGCATCACCACCATCACCGGCGAGGGTTCACAGGCCGCAGCCGACGGAGCGAGCCTGCGTTCGGCAGAAACCTATCTCGGCTATGCCCAAGGCCATGATTTCACTTCGCCAAGTGGAATTCGGCAAGATGTTCCTACGCTCTATCAGTCCGTAGAAGTGCCGCTCCTCGGCCGGTGGAGTCTGGGCGGCGTGTGGTCGGTCGGAAGCGAGTTCGCCACGCTGCACGATGTTTCCGGCAGCATCACCTATCGCTTTCATGCACGGGACCTGCACCTCGTCCTGGCTCCCCCCTCGCAAGGTCAGCCGATCCGATTTCGTATCAAACTCGACGGTGCTGCTCCCGGCGCCGATCACGGTACCGACGTGGACGCCGAAGGTTGGGGCAACGTCCGGGAAGCACGCCTGTACCAGCTCGTCCGGCAGAAAGAATTAATCGAGGACAGGGTCTTCGAGATCGAGTTCCTCGATCCCGGCGTCCGCGCCTATGCCTTCACGTTCGGATAA
- a CDS encoding MarR family winged helix-turn-helix transcriptional regulator, translated as MKPIDPTDPASPKLADFLCFAIYSANLAYGRAYKPILEKLGLTYTQYVTIVALWEEDDQTVGGLGEKLFLESNTLTPILKKLEAMGYLTRRRVPQDERQVRVSLTEAGRRLREKGLNMTLVKQTGLPLEEFAKLQKAVSNLRDNLIEATGRNQT; from the coding sequence ATGAAGCCCATCGATCCGACCGACCCTGCGAGTCCGAAGCTCGCCGACTTCCTGTGCTTTGCGATCTACTCGGCCAACCTCGCCTATGGGCGTGCCTATAAGCCAATCCTGGAGAAGCTCGGTCTCACCTATACCCAGTACGTGACAATCGTGGCGCTCTGGGAGGAGGACGATCAGACGGTTGGCGGACTAGGCGAGAAGCTGTTCCTCGAGTCCAACACGCTCACCCCCATCCTCAAGAAGCTGGAGGCCATGGGCTACCTGACTCGTCGGCGCGTTCCCCAAGACGAGCGTCAGGTGCGGGTGAGCTTGACCGAGGCGGGCCGCCGACTTCGGGAAAAGGGATTGAACATGACCCTCGTCAAGCAGACCGGCCTGCCGCTCGAGGAGTTTGCCAAGCTGCAGAAGGCTGTCTCCAACCTGCGCGACAACCTCATCGAGGCTACAGGTCGCAATCAAACCTGA